In Capsicum annuum cultivar UCD-10X-F1 chromosome 7, UCD10Xv1.1, whole genome shotgun sequence, one genomic interval encodes:
- the LOC124885691 gene encoding uncharacterized protein LOC124885691, whose product MNVVDKEALVDLKENFENKEDALHMIILYFIHTFIYSQLNASPISFSYFIMVEDGKYEFFPWGKVSFSRLMASLRQEYFVDKQLYRLGGIPQVLNVWMFELCSNVDTKVVVKEGTSLMPSSTGNPNKRSYQVNLPQVSTDHDSFDDFSMTPPHFFMKESIHVSGTVSAPLSKMEKMFLLVNPTDAEQMSKEVDDYTCTNRKEVLVKEDLDSLKSNIKTYVKTYIDMKFNDLEHAMNDRFSELLMSLQSKNKNMEKEHVTKQSLKGDQSSEDAVVFEGHSNPISPYFVMEKIEEMKSGQDGEPSADVVHDAVPTSVHSPVKEMDKSVEMEEDKVNQAPSPFKSLSNLVDDEIEKQSEIVVEEMESIDKIFPVPEPDMTLIIYKPPTKTPDEHLISETEILSAFPTPKKIVSEVKKILAKWNNKPLMIYRSPFWTHFGSSSKGKKKLASIEQKKDSSNVEIKVFEEWIKEGLYMQNMKKEDVDVIMYYLRKKYKKKNFSINRYTTTDFFFKVYTDKAYVNYYEDDVGKDLTTQDASAKIDEVIDMEMSLINTIKGMSSRAGQPWHLVNEVFIPINCYGAFHWVLAVITLRYRCIRVYDSIASSWKRTKTSEIEELAQKVPTDWTALASYKGKTERDPFQVEYISEIAQQDFESLNCGVFVAVYAEYLSEGLGIPSSGVDA is encoded by the exons ATGAATGTGGTTGATAAGGAGGCATTGGTGGATCTGAaggaaaattttgaaaacaaagaggatgCCCTCCATATGATAATCCTGTACTTCATCCACACATTCATTTACTCACAGTTGAATGCTTCTCccatttcattttcttatttcataatgGTTGAAGATGGAAAATATGAATTCTTTCCTTGGGGTAAAGTTTCTTTCTCCAGGTTGATGGCCTCACTTAGGCAAGAGTACTTTGTGGATAAGCAACTTTATAGGTTGGGTGGAATCCCTCAGGTTCTTAATGTGTGGATGTTTGAACTATGTTCAAATGTTGATACCAAAGTTGTGGTGAAGGAGG GTACATCTTTGATGCCATCATCAACTGGAAATCCTAACAAGAGGAGTTACCAAGTCAATTTACCCCAAGTTTCCACAGATCATGACAGTTTTGATGACTTTAGTATGACGCCTCCACATTTTTTTATGAAGGAATCGATACACGTATCTGGTACAGTATCTGCTCCTCTGTCAAAAATGGAAAAGATGTTCCT ACTGGTGAATCCAACAGATGCAGAACAAATGAGTAAAGAGGTTGATGATTATACATGCACAAACAGGAAGGAGGTTTTGGTTAAAGAAGACTTAGATTCGTTAAAGTCCAACATAAAGACATATGTGAAGACATAC ATTGATATGAAATTCAATGATTTGGAGCATGCGATGAATGACAGATTCTCTGAACTCTTGATGTCATTGCagtcgaaaaataaaaatatggaaaag GAACACGTTACAAAACAAAGCCTCAAAGGGGATCAATCTTCAGAAGATGCTGTTGTTTTTGAAGGTCATAGTAATCCCATTAGTCCATATTTTGTCATGGAAAAAATAGAGGAAATGAAG AGCGGGCAAGACGGTGAGCCTTCAGCAGACGTTGTTCATGATGCAGTACCAACTAGTGTACACAGTCCAGTGAAAGAAATGGACAAATCAGTAGAAATGGAGGAGGATAAAGTCAATCAAGCACCCTCACCTTTCAAAAG TTTAAGCAATTTAGTA GATGATGAAATTGAGAAACAAAGTGAAATTGTTGTTGAAGAAATGGAATCAATAGACAAGATTTTTCCAGTTCCAGAGCCTGATATGACATTAATAATTTACAAGCCTCCAACAAAAACTCCTGATGAGCATTTGATTAGTGAGACTGAAATTTTATCTGCCTTCCCTACACCAAAAAAGATTGTGTCGGAAGTTAAAAAGATACTTGCAAAATGGAATAACAAGCCGTTAATGATTTACCGTTCACCTTTTTGGACCCATTTTGGATCAAgttcaaaaggaaagaaaaaactgGCTTCTATAGAGCAAAAAAAGGATTCATCAAATGTAGAGATAAAAGTTTTTGAAGAATGGATTAAAGAAGGCCTTTACATGCAAAACATGAAAAAGGaa GATGTGGATGTTATCATGTACTACTTGCggaagaagtacaagaaaaagaatttttcaaTCAACAGATACACTACAACAGATTTCTTTTTCAAAGTGTACACCGATAAGGCATATGTGAATTACTATGAAGATGATGTTGGTAAGGATCTTACAACTCAAGATGCATCTGCAAAGATTGATGAGGTTATTGATATGGAGATGTCATTAATTAACACAATCAAGGGGATGAGTTCACGCGCAGGCCAGCCTTGGCATCTGGTTAATGAGGTGTTTATACCTATTAACTGTTATGGTGCCTTTCACTGGGTATTGGCAGTTATTACTTTAAGATATCGATGCATTCGTGTTTATGATTCAATAGCCTCTTCatggaaaagaacaaaaacaagTGAGATTGAGGAGTTGGCT caaaAGGTACCAACTGACTGGACTGCACTGGCATCCTACAAGGGAAAGACCGAACGTGATCCATTTCAAGTGGAATACATATCTGAGATAGCACAACAAGATTTTGAAAGTTT GAATTGTGGTGTATTTGTAGCTGTCTATGCCGAGTATCTAAGCGAGGGACTAGGCATTCCATCCTCGGGTGTTGATGCTTAA